One segment of uncultured Propionivibrio sp. DNA contains the following:
- a CDS encoding PTS fructose transporter subunit IIA — MIGILLITHGTFGESLVQNVCHILNRRPPLLAQLGLTPQDDPLDTLPLARTLVTQVDEGDGVLIMTDVLGASPSNLTLKLLEPGRVEGVAGVSLPMVLRALTYRKGEMKTLVRKAVSGGRDGVINMHRQ, encoded by the coding sequence ATGATCGGCATTCTTCTCATCACGCACGGAACATTTGGCGAAAGCCTCGTGCAGAACGTTTGCCACATCCTCAACCGGCGCCCTCCCCTGCTTGCCCAACTCGGCCTGACACCACAGGATGACCCGCTCGACACGCTGCCGCTCGCGCGCACGCTGGTCACCCAGGTCGACGAAGGCGACGGCGTGCTCATCATGACCGACGTGCTCGGCGCAAGCCCGTCGAACCTGACGCTCAAACTGCTCGAACCGGGCCGTGTCGAAGGCGTCGCCGGCGTCAGTCTGCCGATGGTGTTGCGGGCGCTCACCTACCGCAAAGGCGAAATGAAAACCCTGGTAAGAAAGGCTGTCAGCGGCGGTCGCGACGGCGTCATCAACATGCACCGGCAGTAA
- the metW gene encoding methionine biosynthesis protein MetW has translation MNLRKLTKQERDRFDFAVIADWIPANSRVLDLGCGDGSLLRYLREHKDISGYGVEIDHDSVLGCIRNNVDVIQMNIDHGLSGFEDQSFDYVVISQALQAMLATERILTEMLRVAREAVVSFPNFAYRTNREAIANGHVPVSEDLPYEWYETPNVRFFTIADFEALCDKLGIAILERRAFNDAGQLVTEDPNLDGSLAFYRLGRK, from the coding sequence ATGAACCTACGCAAACTGACCAAACAGGAGCGCGACCGCTTCGACTTCGCCGTCATCGCCGACTGGATACCCGCCAACAGCCGCGTGCTCGACCTTGGCTGCGGGGACGGCTCCTTGCTGCGCTACCTGCGCGAACACAAGGACATCAGCGGCTACGGCGTCGAAATCGACCATGACAGTGTTCTCGGTTGCATCCGCAACAACGTCGACGTCATCCAGATGAACATCGACCACGGGCTGTCCGGCTTCGAAGACCAGTCGTTCGATTACGTCGTCATCTCGCAGGCGCTGCAGGCGATGCTGGCGACCGAGCGCATCCTCACGGAAATGCTGCGCGTCGCCCGCGAAGCGGTCGTCAGCTTTCCCAATTTCGCCTACCGCACGAACCGCGAGGCAATCGCCAACGGCCACGTCCCGGTTTCCGAGGATCTGCCCTACGAATGGTATGAAACGCCGAACGTGCGCTTCTTCACCATCGCCGATTTCGAAGCGTTGTGCGACAAGCTCGGCATCGCCATCCTCGAACGACGCGCCTTCAACGACGCCGGCCAACTCGTGACTGAGGACCCGAACCTCGACGGCAGCCTCGCCTTCTACCGCCTGGGCCGAAAATAG
- the gshA gene encoding glutamate--cysteine ligase, whose amino-acid sequence MVPHLTTALNGPILELERRFLNAAPEIERWLRGQWQEHTPPFYGSVDLRNAGFKLAPVDMNLFPGGFNNLNADFMPLCVQAAMTAIEKICPSAKSLLLIPENHTRNVFYLQNVAHLVNILRLTGLDVRIGSLLPEITEPTPVALPNGQSLLLEPLVRTRYRLGLKDFDPCAVLLNNDLSAGIPEILQNLNEQFVLPPLHAGWAVRRKSNHFAAYDEVADEFAKLVGIDPWQINPYFSVCSHVNFHERQGEECLAANVDAVLTLIREKYNEYGITETPYVVVKADAGTYGMGVMTAKSAEEVIGLNRKQRNKMSVIKEGLNVTQVIIQEGVHTFERVVKNDVAEVAEPVVYMIDRFVVGGFYRVHGGRGIDENLNAPGMHFEPLAFETSCCLPDCGQNPDAPPNRFYAYGVVARLAQLAASLELERTAPADE is encoded by the coding sequence ATGGTCCCACATCTCACTACCGCCCTGAACGGCCCGATTCTCGAACTCGAGCGCCGCTTCCTCAACGCCGCGCCGGAAATCGAGCGCTGGCTGCGCGGCCAATGGCAGGAGCATACCCCGCCGTTCTATGGCTCGGTCGATCTGCGCAATGCCGGCTTCAAGCTGGCGCCGGTCGACATGAACCTGTTCCCCGGCGGTTTCAACAATCTCAATGCCGATTTCATGCCGCTCTGCGTACAGGCGGCGATGACCGCGATCGAGAAGATCTGCCCGAGCGCCAAGAGCCTGCTGCTGATCCCCGAAAACCATACGCGCAATGTCTTCTACCTGCAGAACGTCGCCCATCTCGTCAATATCCTGCGCCTGACCGGCCTCGACGTGCGCATTGGCTCGCTGCTGCCGGAGATCACCGAACCGACGCCGGTGGCATTGCCCAACGGCCAGTCGCTGTTGCTCGAACCGCTGGTGCGTACGCGCTACCGCCTTGGCCTCAAGGATTTCGATCCCTGCGCCGTCCTGCTCAACAACGACCTGTCGGCCGGCATCCCCGAAATCCTGCAGAACCTCAACGAGCAGTTCGTGCTGCCGCCCCTGCATGCCGGCTGGGCGGTAAGGCGCAAATCGAATCACTTCGCCGCCTATGACGAAGTCGCCGACGAATTCGCCAAGCTCGTCGGCATCGATCCCTGGCAGATCAACCCCTACTTTTCGGTGTGCAGCCACGTCAATTTCCACGAGCGCCAGGGCGAGGAATGCCTGGCCGCGAACGTCGATGCGGTTCTGACGCTGATTCGAGAGAAATACAACGAGTACGGCATCACCGAAACGCCCTATGTCGTCGTCAAGGCCGACGCCGGCACCTACGGCATGGGCGTGATGACGGCAAAAAGCGCCGAAGAGGTCATCGGCCTCAACCGCAAGCAGCGCAACAAGATGTCGGTCATCAAGGAAGGACTCAACGTCACCCAGGTCATCATCCAGGAGGGCGTCCATACCTTCGAGCGCGTCGTCAAGAACGACGTGGCCGAAGTCGCCGAACCGGTCGTCTACATGATCGACCGCTTTGTCGTCGGCGGTTTCTACCGCGTCCACGGTGGACGCGGCATCGACGAGAACCTTAACGCTCCCGGCATGCATTTCGAGCCGCTGGCTTTCGAGACGAGTTGCTGCCTACCGGACTGCGGCCAGAATCCGGACGCACCGCCCAACCGCTTCTATGCGTACGGCGTTGTCGCCCGCCTCGCCCAGCTCGCCGCTTCGCTGGAACTCGAACGCACGGCGCCCGCCGACGAATAA
- a CDS encoding YqjK family protein has translation MMQRLNELHLERGKLLERITTQRYVLINEVQPIRATLDRADHVIAAARSGIETVKRYPALAGVAAALVCILNARRAFRLARRGFFLWRTWRSLRERLLMSGWPGFR, from the coding sequence ATGATGCAGCGTCTAAATGAGCTTCATCTTGAGCGGGGAAAACTGCTCGAACGCATCACGACACAGCGCTATGTGCTGATCAACGAGGTTCAGCCGATCCGGGCGACGCTCGATCGTGCCGACCACGTGATTGCGGCGGCGCGATCGGGAATCGAGACGGTCAAGCGTTATCCGGCGCTCGCCGGCGTCGCCGCTGCGCTCGTCTGCATCCTCAATGCGCGCCGGGCGTTCCGGTTGGCGCGACGCGGCTTCTTCCTCTGGCGCACCTGGCGTTCATTACGGGAGCGTTTGCTCATGTCGGGTTGGCCGGGGTTCCGATGA
- a CDS encoding HPr family phosphocarrier protein, with translation MARAEIQITNKLGLHARASAKLTQLASGFDSEVWMEKGSRRVNAKSIMGVMMLAAGKGTTVVVETVGADEQPALDAILKLIEDKFGEGE, from the coding sequence ATGGCACGTGCAGAAATTCAGATCACCAACAAACTCGGGCTTCATGCCCGCGCCTCGGCCAAGCTGACCCAACTGGCGTCCGGCTTCGACTCCGAGGTGTGGATGGAAAAGGGCAGCCGCCGCGTCAATGCAAAGAGCATCATGGGCGTGATGATGCTCGCCGCCGGCAAGGGAACCACCGTCGTCGTCGAAACGGTCGGCGCGGACGAACAACCGGCGCTCGATGCCATCCTTAAACTGATCGAGGACAAATTTGGCGAAGGGGAGTGA
- a CDS encoding phage holin family protein, translating to MEEFSGGRGGLFAALKNSAATLLASGRTRLELFANEIEEEKLRAVRILVMVLGAAFCLGFGVLVLILFLTVLFWESRVMVLGVSTGILLVAGYLFAGGLQRALQRPERMFAASLAELEEDLRQLKAGLDHDAASK from the coding sequence ATGGAAGAATTTTCCGGCGGCCGGGGCGGTCTGTTCGCCGCCCTCAAGAACAGTGCCGCGACGCTGCTGGCAAGCGGCAGGACGCGGCTTGAACTCTTCGCCAACGAGATTGAGGAGGAGAAGCTTCGCGCTGTCCGCATTCTCGTGATGGTGCTGGGGGCGGCGTTCTGCCTCGGCTTCGGCGTGCTTGTGCTGATTCTCTTCCTGACCGTCTTGTTCTGGGAAAGCCGGGTCATGGTGCTCGGCGTGTCGACCGGCATTCTGCTGGTGGCCGGTTATCTCTTTGCGGGGGGGTTGCAACGCGCCCTGCAGCGCCCGGAACGGATGTTCGCGGCGAGTCTTGCCGAACTCGAAGAAGATTTGCGTCAGCTGAAAGCGGGCCTCGATCATGATGCAGCGTCTAAATGA
- a CDS encoding AmpG family muropeptide MFS transporter — translation MGTGSLRILLDRKMLICIFTGFSSGLPLFLLLNLLPAWLKTEGISLREIGLFALIQFPYTWKFLWAPLMDRYALPWLGRRRSWMAATHLTLVGAICWLGTLSPSQSLSSIAAVATLIAVLSATLDIALDAFRRELLDDQELGLGNAIHVNAYKVAGLIPGSLSLWLADRLPWFEVFAITGLFMLPGLLMTLRVSEPGRAPAPRTLAAAVTEPFREFLHRSGLKSALLVLGFIFLYKLGDSLCTALATPFYLEMGYTKTEIGLVAKNAGLWPSVIGGLLGGLWMVRLGINRSLWLFGAVQMLAILGFAWLAGAGSAPATPERLLALALVIGVEAFGVGLGTAAFVAYIARTTHPAYTATQFALFTSLAAVPRTVVNASAGWLVEQLGWVHFFGLCFLLAIPGMLLLFKIAPWNPTTPQNA, via the coding sequence GTGGGGACCGGCAGTCTGCGTATCCTCCTCGACCGGAAGATGCTGATCTGCATCTTCACCGGGTTCAGTTCGGGCCTACCGCTGTTCCTGCTGCTTAACCTGCTGCCGGCCTGGCTGAAAACAGAAGGCATCAGCCTGCGCGAAATCGGCCTCTTTGCGCTGATCCAGTTTCCCTACACCTGGAAATTCCTCTGGGCGCCGCTGATGGACCGTTATGCGCTGCCCTGGCTCGGACGGCGCCGCAGCTGGATGGCGGCAACCCATCTGACGTTGGTCGGCGCCATCTGCTGGCTCGGTACCTTGTCGCCGAGCCAGTCGCTTTCCAGCATCGCGGCCGTCGCCACGCTCATCGCCGTGCTGTCGGCAACGCTCGACATCGCCCTCGACGCCTTCCGGCGCGAGTTGCTCGACGACCAGGAGCTGGGACTCGGCAACGCCATTCACGTCAACGCCTACAAGGTCGCCGGGCTGATCCCCGGTTCGCTGTCGCTCTGGCTTGCCGACCGCCTGCCCTGGTTCGAAGTATTCGCCATCACCGGCCTCTTCATGCTGCCGGGACTCCTCATGACGCTGCGCGTCTCCGAACCGGGTCGCGCACCGGCACCCCGCACGCTGGCGGCGGCGGTAACCGAGCCCTTCCGCGAATTCCTGCACCGCTCGGGTCTCAAGAGCGCCCTGCTGGTGCTCGGTTTCATCTTCCTCTACAAGCTTGGCGACTCGCTCTGCACCGCGCTGGCAACGCCGTTCTATCTCGAGATGGGCTACACCAAGACCGAAATCGGACTGGTGGCGAAGAACGCCGGCCTGTGGCCCTCGGTCATCGGCGGTCTGCTCGGCGGTCTGTGGATGGTGCGTCTGGGCATCAACCGCTCGCTCTGGCTGTTCGGCGCCGTGCAAATGCTGGCCATTCTCGGTTTCGCCTGGCTGGCAGGCGCCGGCAGCGCGCCGGCGACGCCCGAACGCCTCCTGGCGCTGGCCCTCGTCATCGGCGTCGAAGCCTTCGGCGTCGGACTCGGCACCGCCGCCTTCGTCGCCTACATCGCCCGCACGACGCACCCAGCCTACACGGCCACCCAGTTCGCCCTGTTCACCAGCCTCGCCGCGGTGCCGCGCACCGTCGTCAACGCGTCGGCCGGCTGGCTCGTCGAACAACTGGGCTGGGTCCATTTCTTCGGTCTCTGCTTCCTGCTCGCCATTCCCGGCATGCTCCTCCTCTTCAAGATCGCGCCATGGAACCCAACGACACCTCAGAACGCCTGA
- a CDS encoding FAD:protein FMN transferase: protein MHRLGRLILVLLFAGLGACGRPALHQQESFVFGTRVEVLVADADEVTARRATDAVLREFDRLHRTYHAWLPSELSALNAAIAAGKPIEVSEEMAAILKDAQRIAALGEGLFDPGIGRLIRLWGFQSDEFKAVLPDARALAAWRKERPSIADLRIENRRVTSRNRGVALDLGGYLKGYALDRATAILHENGVGNALVNIGGNVMALGTKHGDAWRIGIQHPRQPGPLAVLALKDGEAIGTSGDYQRYFELDGKRYCHLLDPRSGAPVTHTQSLSVLITPRPAAGTLSDAASKPLFVAGSGWPEMARALGITHVLRVDASGRIETSAAFKQRLEPGSLAGADATVITIDAATPAGNRGIP, encoded by the coding sequence ATGCATCGCCTCGGCCGCCTGATCCTCGTTCTTCTGTTCGCCGGCCTCGGCGCCTGCGGCCGGCCCGCCCTGCACCAGCAGGAATCCTTCGTTTTCGGCACGCGCGTCGAGGTGCTCGTCGCCGATGCCGACGAGGTGACGGCACGGCGCGCCACGGACGCCGTGCTGCGCGAATTCGACCGGCTGCACCGGACCTATCACGCATGGCTGCCATCCGAACTCAGCGCGCTCAATGCCGCCATCGCCGCCGGAAAACCCATCGAGGTGTCCGAGGAAATGGCCGCCATCCTCAAGGATGCACAACGCATTGCCGCGCTGGGCGAAGGCCTGTTCGATCCGGGCATCGGCCGCCTGATCCGTCTCTGGGGATTCCAGTCGGACGAGTTCAAGGCCGTACTGCCCGACGCACGGGCGCTTGCCGCCTGGCGCAAGGAGCGCCCGAGCATCGCCGACCTGCGTATCGAAAACCGGCGCGTCACCAGCCGCAACCGGGGCGTCGCGCTCGACCTCGGCGGTTATCTCAAGGGCTACGCGCTCGACCGGGCCACCGCGATCCTGCACGAAAACGGCGTCGGCAACGCCCTCGTCAATATTGGCGGCAATGTCATGGCGCTGGGCACGAAACACGGCGACGCCTGGCGCATAGGCATCCAGCATCCACGCCAGCCCGGTCCGCTTGCCGTGCTCGCGCTCAAGGATGGCGAAGCGATCGGCACCTCGGGCGACTATCAGCGCTATTTCGAGCTCGACGGCAAGCGCTACTGCCATCTGCTCGACCCGCGCAGCGGCGCACCGGTGACGCATACCCAGTCGCTCAGTGTCCTGATCACGCCACGACCCGCCGCCGGCACGCTCTCCGACGCAGCCTCAAAGCCGTTGTTCGTCGCCGGATCAGGTTGGCCCGAAATGGCGCGGGCACTCGGCATCACGCACGTCCTGCGTGTCGACGCGAGCGGTCGCATCGAGACCAGTGCCGCTTTCAAGCAACGACTCGAACCCGGCAGCCTCGCCGGCGCCGACGCCACCGTCATCACGATCGATGCCGCCACACCTGCCGGAAATCGCGGAATACCTTAG
- a CDS encoding uracil-DNA glycosylase family protein — protein MEPNDTSERLITAARALSTAVNALSFAPPVSHLYNPLDYAWAPHEIYLRRFGGGRKKVIFVGMNPGPFGMVQCGIPFGEIAAARDWMGIEAQVDKPVVENPKRPIEGFACTRSEVSGRRLWALFQQRFGTAEQFFAEHFVANYCPLAFFDQGRNLTPDKLPTAESAPLYAACDEHLRQIVAILQPEWVIGIGAFAEARALEALKGEPRKIGKVLHPSPASPAANRGWAEAATRQLAALGLWAD, from the coding sequence ATGGAACCCAACGACACCTCAGAACGCCTGATCACCGCCGCCCGTGCGCTTTCAACCGCCGTCAACGCCCTGTCCTTCGCGCCGCCGGTCTCGCACCTGTACAACCCGCTCGACTACGCCTGGGCGCCGCACGAGATCTATCTGCGCCGTTTCGGCGGCGGTCGCAAGAAGGTGATCTTCGTCGGCATGAATCCGGGGCCGTTCGGAATGGTCCAGTGCGGCATCCCATTCGGCGAAATCGCCGCGGCGCGCGACTGGATGGGAATTGAGGCTCAGGTCGACAAGCCCGTCGTCGAAAACCCAAAACGCCCGATCGAGGGCTTCGCCTGCACCCGTTCGGAAGTGAGCGGACGGCGGCTGTGGGCGCTGTTCCAGCAACGTTTCGGCACCGCTGAACAGTTCTTTGCCGAGCATTTCGTCGCCAACTACTGTCCGCTCGCCTTCTTCGACCAAGGTCGCAATCTCACCCCGGACAAGCTGCCGACCGCCGAAAGCGCACCGCTCTACGCCGCCTGCGACGAACATCTGCGGCAGATCGTGGCGATCCTGCAACCCGAATGGGTCATTGGCATCGGCGCCTTCGCCGAAGCCCGAGCCCTGGAGGCATTGAAAGGTGAGCCGCGCAAGATCGGCAAGGTACTCCACCCGAGTCCGGCCAGCCCCGCCGCCAACCGCGGCTGGGCCGAAGCCGCCACCCGGCAACTTGCTGCGCTGGGACTGTGGGCCGACTGA
- the ptsP gene encoding phosphoenolpyruvate--protein phosphotransferase has protein sequence MSFTLHGLPVSGGIAIGRAHLISQATLEVSHLLIPPRMVDKEIARFETAVEAVRNEFQALKANTGHALTDIGAFVNLHLMILSDPELSEIPKDIIRERRCNAEWAIVQQMEHLVGQFEAIDDTYLRERSYDVRQVVERVVRELTGHPDHAHSRFGKGVKGENLIVVAHDLSPADVMAFKDQNFASFITDVGGATSHTAILSRGMGIPAVLGLHNARQLIRDKEQLIVDGTRGVVIVNPDPRILEEYQLKKSQIEIERAKLKLLKTARATTLDKTKIDLLANIEEPAEVALALESGAEGIGLFRTEFIFLGRGDMPGEEEQFEAYRKVVKGMEGRPVTIRTFDLGNDKNLHTELSSSDRKRDNPALGLRSIRLSLAEPKPFLAQLRAILRASRYGKIRILIPMLSHAHQIDQTLAMLEQAKSSLRGERVPFDENIEIGGMIEVPAAALAVGLFLRRLNFLSIGTNDLIQYTLAIDRSDEQVASLYDPLHPAVLMLLSHVISSGEKAGIPVSMCGELAGDPHMTRLLLGLGLRQFSMFPAQIPEVKQKIKQSDISEITPIVRRILKLEESAKIQEQIERLNAWQL, from the coding sequence ATGAGTTTCACCCTGCACGGATTGCCGGTATCCGGCGGCATCGCCATCGGCCGGGCGCACCTTATTTCGCAGGCGACGCTCGAAGTCTCGCACCTGCTGATTCCACCACGCATGGTGGACAAGGAAATCGCACGTTTCGAAACGGCCGTCGAAGCCGTCCGCAACGAATTCCAGGCCCTGAAGGCCAATACGGGTCACGCCCTTACCGACATCGGTGCCTTCGTCAACTTGCACCTGATGATCCTGTCGGACCCCGAGCTATCGGAGATTCCCAAGGACATCATCCGCGAACGCCGCTGCAACGCCGAGTGGGCGATCGTCCAGCAGATGGAACACCTGGTCGGGCAGTTCGAAGCCATTGACGACACCTATCTGCGCGAACGCAGTTATGACGTCCGGCAAGTGGTCGAACGGGTCGTGCGCGAACTGACCGGACACCCCGACCATGCGCACTCGCGGTTCGGCAAGGGCGTCAAGGGCGAAAACCTGATCGTCGTCGCCCACGACCTGTCGCCGGCCGACGTCATGGCCTTCAAGGACCAGAATTTCGCCTCGTTCATCACCGACGTCGGTGGCGCCACCTCGCATACCGCGATTCTCTCGCGCGGCATGGGCATTCCGGCGGTACTCGGCCTGCATAACGCCCGGCAGCTGATTCGCGACAAGGAACAACTGATCGTCGATGGCACGCGCGGCGTCGTCATCGTCAATCCCGACCCGCGAATTCTTGAGGAATATCAACTCAAGAAGAGTCAGATCGAAATCGAGCGCGCCAAGCTCAAGCTGCTCAAGACCGCGCGTGCGACCACGCTCGACAAGACGAAGATCGACCTGCTCGCCAACATCGAGGAGCCGGCCGAAGTCGCTTTGGCACTTGAGAGCGGCGCCGAAGGCATCGGCTTGTTCCGGACCGAGTTCATCTTCCTTGGTCGCGGCGACATGCCCGGCGAGGAGGAGCAGTTCGAAGCCTACCGCAAGGTCGTCAAAGGCATGGAGGGGCGTCCGGTCACCATCCGTACCTTCGATCTCGGCAATGACAAAAACCTGCATACCGAACTCTCGTCGTCCGACCGCAAGCGCGACAATCCGGCGCTCGGCTTGCGTTCGATCCGGCTGTCGCTGGCCGAACCCAAGCCCTTCCTCGCCCAGTTGCGCGCCATCCTGCGCGCCTCAAGGTACGGCAAGATCAGAATCCTCATCCCGATGCTCTCGCATGCGCACCAGATCGACCAGACGCTGGCGATGCTGGAGCAGGCGAAGTCGAGCCTGCGCGGCGAACGCGTTCCGTTCGACGAGAACATCGAGATCGGCGGCATGATCGAAGTACCGGCAGCCGCCCTCGCCGTCGGGCTCTTCCTGCGTCGACTCAATTTTCTTTCGATCGGCACGAACGACCTGATCCAGTACACGCTGGCCATCGATCGTAGCGACGAGCAGGTTGCCAGCCTGTACGACCCGCTTCACCCGGCGGTACTGATGCTCCTCTCGCATGTCATCAGCAGTGGCGAGAAGGCCGGCATACCGGTGTCGATGTGCGGCGAACTCGCTGGCGATCCGCACATGACACGCCTGCTGCTCGGCCTCGGCCTGCGCCAGTTCTCGATGTTCCCGGCGCAGATTCCGGAAGTGAAGCAGAAGATCAAGCAGAGCGACATCTCCGAGATCACCCCGATCGTCCGCCGCATCCTGAAGCTCGAAGAGTCGGCCAAGATTCAGGAACAGATCGAGCGACTCAACGCCTGGCAGCTTTAA
- a CDS encoding homoserine O-acetyltransferase, which translates to MTSENSVGIVTPQRFRSEAPLTLKSGAELPGFELVYETYGTLNATRSNAVLVCHALSGSHHVAGTYADNPNNLGWWDNLVGPGKPLDTRKFFVIGVNNLGGCYGSTGPLSINPGTGKRYGADFPLVTVEDWVAAQARLADALGIDTWAAVLGGSLGGMQALEWSLQFPDRIRHVVAIASAPKLSAQNIAFNEVARQAILSDPDFHGGHYAEHGVVPKRGLRLARMIGHITYLSDDQMDEKFGRRLRHDEHRFSYDVDFEVESYLRYQGDKFAGFFDANTYLMTTKALDYFDPAYAYDGDLAAALARAKAEFFIASFSTDWRFSPARSREIVFALLKNRRRVAYAEIDCDAGHDSFLLDDAHYHAVLRAYLENIAV; encoded by the coding sequence ATGACCTCTGAAAATTCTGTCGGAATCGTCACCCCACAGCGCTTCCGTTCCGAGGCACCGCTGACCTTGAAAAGCGGCGCCGAGCTGCCCGGTTTCGAACTCGTTTACGAAACCTACGGCACGCTCAACGCGACGCGCTCGAATGCCGTACTTGTCTGTCATGCGCTCTCGGGCAGCCATCACGTCGCCGGCACCTACGCCGACAACCCGAATAATCTTGGCTGGTGGGATAACCTCGTCGGCCCCGGCAAACCGCTCGATACGCGCAAGTTTTTCGTCATCGGCGTGAATAACCTCGGCGGCTGCTACGGATCGACCGGGCCGTTATCGATCAATCCCGGGACCGGCAAGCGCTATGGCGCCGACTTCCCGCTCGTCACCGTCGAAGACTGGGTGGCCGCGCAGGCCCGGCTGGCCGACGCGCTCGGCATCGACACCTGGGCGGCGGTACTCGGCGGCAGCCTCGGCGGCATGCAGGCGCTCGAATGGTCGCTGCAGTTTCCCGACCGCATCCGTCATGTCGTCGCCATTGCCTCGGCGCCGAAGCTGTCGGCCCAGAACATCGCCTTCAACGAAGTCGCCCGCCAGGCGATCCTGTCCGATCCCGATTTCCACGGCGGCCACTATGCCGAGCATGGTGTCGTACCCAAACGCGGTCTGCGTCTGGCGCGCATGATCGGGCACATCACCTACCTGTCGGACGACCAGATGGACGAGAAATTCGGTCGCCGCTTGCGTCATGACGAACACCGTTTCAGCTATGACGTCGACTTTGAAGTTGAATCCTACCTGCGCTATCAGGGCGACAAGTTCGCCGGATTTTTCGACGCCAACACCTACCTGATGACGACCAAGGCGCTCGACTACTTCGACCCGGCCTACGCTTACGACGGCGACCTCGCCGCCGCGCTGGCGCGGGCGAAAGCCGAGTTTTTCATCGCCAGCTTCTCGACCGACTGGCGCTTCTCGCCGGCCCGCTCGCGCGAAATCGTTTTCGCGCTGCTGAAGAACCGCCGACGCGTCGCCTACGCCGAAATCGACTGCGACGCCGGGCACGATTCCTTCCTGCTCGACGACGCCCATTATCACGCCGTGCTGCGGGCCTATCTGGAGAACATCGCGGTATGA
- the gshB gene encoding glutathione synthase produces the protein MRLAFIVDPLDSLKATKDSSIAMMRAAQAAGHAVWAIQQSAIHWSPLHGVCAEAVHLEMLYDDGRWCVELVRHVVPLRDFTAVLMRKDPPFDIEYITTCWLLERAEAEGARIFNRPAALRDHSEKLAILEFPQFIVPTEVARDESLLHSFIDMQHDCILKPLDGMGGSQVFRVRADDPNRNVIVETLTASGQRTIMAQRYIPEISQGDKRILIIDGEVVPYCLARIPKAGETRGNLAAGGHGEARELTPRDREIAGALAPVLAARGLLIVGIDVIGDWLTEINVTSPTCMVEIADQTGFDAASLVIAAVEKACIASAA, from the coding sequence ATGCGCTTAGCCTTCATTGTCGACCCGCTCGATTCGCTCAAAGCCACCAAGGACTCCAGCATCGCCATGATGCGTGCCGCGCAGGCCGCCGGCCACGCGGTCTGGGCGATCCAGCAGTCGGCGATCCATTGGTCGCCGTTGCACGGCGTTTGCGCCGAAGCCGTGCACCTCGAAATGCTTTACGACGACGGGCGCTGGTGCGTCGAACTCGTCCGTCATGTCGTCCCGCTGCGCGATTTTACCGCCGTGCTGATGCGCAAGGACCCGCCGTTCGACATCGAGTACATCACCACCTGCTGGCTGCTCGAACGTGCCGAAGCGGAAGGTGCGCGCATCTTCAATCGCCCGGCGGCACTGCGCGACCACTCGGAAAAGCTGGCGATCCTGGAGTTCCCGCAATTCATCGTCCCGACCGAGGTCGCGCGCGACGAATCCTTGCTGCACAGTTTCATCGACATGCAACACGACTGCATCCTCAAGCCGCTCGACGGCATGGGCGGCAGCCAGGTCTTCCGCGTCCGCGCCGACGACCCCAATCGCAACGTCATCGTCGAGACGCTGACCGCAAGTGGCCAGCGCACGATTATGGCGCAGCGCTACATTCCCGAGATCAGCCAGGGCGACAAGCGCATCCTGATCATCGACGGCGAGGTCGTGCCCTACTGCCTGGCACGCATTCCCAAGGCCGGCGAGACGCGCGGCAACCTGGCCGCCGGCGGGCACGGCGAGGCGCGCGAACTGACACCGCGCGACCGCGAGATCGCCGGCGCGCTGGCCCCGGTTCTTGCCGCGCGCGGACTGCTGATCGTCGGCATCGACGTCATCGGCGACTGGCTGACTGAAATCAATGTCACCAGCCCGACCTGCATGGTCGAGATCGCTGACCAGACCGGCTTCGACGCGGCCAGCCTTGTCATCGCCGCCGTGGAAAAGGCATGCATCGCCTCGGCCGCCTGA